The nucleotide sequence CAAGAAGGACCGCAAACAGTTTGAACAGGTGCTGCGTTCCGCCTTCAAGGCCGACCCGGTGGAAACCGCGCTGGTCGGCTGGACGCCCCTGGGCCACTATGAGCTGCAACGCAAGCGCGAAAGACTGCCGCTGCCCAAGGGGATTGCCTGATGGCCTGCCCGATATGTTCCAAGGATGCGGCGGAGAAGTACCGCCCTTTTTGCTCCAAACGCTGCGCGGATATTGATCTGGGCAAGTGGATGACGGGCGCCTACGCCGTGCCAAGCGAAAGCGAGGATGATGCGGATGAGCTGGTGCAAGAGCTGGACAAAGCCATGCGTGAGCGCGCCGAGGATGACGCCTCGAAACTGCACTGACGGGCTTTGTCGCGATTTTGCGAAATCCCCTCTGGACAGGCTGAAACCGCTGGCCTAAATAGCGGGACGTTCGCACAGAATACCCTTATGCGGACGCCCGGTGCCCGGGTAGCTCAGGGGTAGAGCAGTGGATTGAAAATCCTCGTGTCGGTGGTTCAAATCCGCCCCTGGGCACCACTTCATCCCCCCGATTTTGCGCGCCCTACGCTCAATACCCGTCCGCGCCGGTTATTGTTCCGTTTCAATGTCATCCTTCTGATTGCATGACTGGGCGACTATGGTAACTTGAGGGAAATTGTCTCTCATATTTTACCTTTGGGGCTTCCTTTATGAATGCCATTTTCACGCAAGAGACCCGCCTTGGGAAATTGACCACGGTGCTGGGCAAAGATGTGCTGGTGCTTTTGCGGTTTACCGGACGCGACCACGTCAACGACCTGTTCGAGTACAAGGTGCAATGCCTGTCCACCGCCCCAAACATTGATTTCAACAAAATCATCGGCACCCATGCCAGCGTGGAAA is from uncultured Litoreibacter sp. and encodes:
- the yacG gene encoding DNA gyrase inhibitor YacG, with translation MACPICSKDAAEKYRPFCSKRCADIDLGKWMTGAYAVPSESEDDADELVQELDKAMRERAEDDASKLH